In the genome of Nymphaea colorata isolate Beijing-Zhang1983 chromosome 9, ASM883128v2, whole genome shotgun sequence, one region contains:
- the LOC116260038 gene encoding uncharacterized protein LOC116260038, giving the protein MRRAQRLVSHTLRGVAPVSCAGGSVSVDHCGIGGLQRVAFFSSRTGPIFLPKTLEEGSTNWRPSLALTLAGALSFSVAAAAAFVSGNAEAKERLPLELTPRNVVLYQYEACPFCNKVKAFLDYHDIAYTVVEVNPISKKEIKWSDYKKVPILTVDGEPLVDSSDIITKLYSRIHPDSHAVDDNASSEENKWRRWVDDHLVHVLSPNIYRNTSEALEAFNYITDHGNFSTMERVSVKYAGAAAMYFVSKKLKKRHNITDERAALYEAAEAWVEALDGRDFLGGSKPNLADLAVFGVLRPIRYLTAGKDMVNNTRIGDWYGRMEEAVGESARIKS; this is encoded by the exons atgAGGAGGGCTCAGAGATTGGTGTCTCACACCCTCCGCGGTGTGGCACCCGTTTCGTGTGCCGGCGGATCTGTGTCCGTCGATCACTGCGGAATCGGCGGTTTGCAGCGGGTCGCATTCTTCTCTTCCCGCACCGGCCCCATCTTTCTGCCCAAAACCCTAGAAGAAGGATCGACGAACTGGAGGCCTTCTCTCGCCCTCACCCTAGCCGGTGCTTTGTCTTTCTCTGTCGCCGCCGCGGCCGCTTTCGTCTCTGGAAACGCGGAGGCGAAGGAGCGCCTCCCTCTCGAGCTTACCCCGCGCAACGTCGTGCTCTATCAGTACGAAGCATGCCCCTTCTGCAACAAGGTTAAAG CTTTCCTTGATTATCATGACATTGCTTACACCGTCGTGGAGGTCAACCCCATCagtaaaaaggaaataaaatggtCTGATTATAAGAAGGTTCCTATACTGACCGTGGATGGCGAGCCACTAGTTGACTCTTCAG ATATAATTACTAAGTTATATTCCCGGATCCATCCTGATAGTCATGCTGTTGATGACAATGCAAGTTCTGAAGAGAACAAATGGCGAAG GTGGGTTGATGATCACCTGGTGCATGTcttatcaccaaatatatacAGGAACACTTCAGAGGCCTTGGAGGCCTTCAACTACATAACAGATCATG GAAATTTCAGCACCATGGAGAGAGTCAGTGTCAAATATGCAGGAGCAGCAGCCATGTACTTTGTTTCAAAGAAGTTGAAAAAGAGGCATAACATCACAGATGAACGTGCAGCTCTCTATGAAGCAGCAGAAGCGTGGGTAGAAGCTCTTGATGGAAGGGATTTTCTTG GGGGCTCCAAGCCAAATTTAGCTGATCTTGCTGTTTTTGGCGTGTTGAGACCGATCAGATATCTGACAGCCGGCAAAGACATGGTTAATAACACACGAATCGGTGACTGGTACGGGAGAATGGAAGAAGCTGTCGGAGAGTCTGCAAGAATTAAATCCTGA